A window of the Candida orthopsilosis Co 90-125, chromosome 1 draft sequence genome harbors these coding sequences:
- a CDS encoding Fap1 protein (S. cerevisiae homolog FAP1 localizes to) — protein MTQEKPNTSEYSPSGSSQTFVRNGIEIEIHPYQEDPDNSLNQQPEDLKYQPSDKKESSPLDESLESTILSEIQQGQYICLVCTGEIDQDSTIWCCQLCFRVYDLDCIKDWATRGSSTNKTNRTWRCPACNHESKILPKKFTCWCGKVKNPEKNALMPFSCGNLCNYKYPDCIHRCLNTCHPGKHPVCGASGPLMKCHCGKEKKQLPCIITPYKKGWKCDNPCGKKVCDLNHKCIKGCHGGSCGKCQKKVEYKCYCGDSKLKTKCAKRKPSPCTNYQGQKWIGGGSCGKVKKYYYDCGEHFETFTCQPPPQMDHAKCKYSPDVISTCYCGSAKVDSSNRIKCTDSVAECDNVCDKLLPCGCRCQFKCHSGPCECTSIFDISCECGHEKFSAPCQFIQSGTKITCHHKCSVLLSCRKHYHRAECCPYEKIALERERAKKKAVRNNLRRTFRDDIMSIEAVHICTQTCNRLKSCGQHQCQAVCHSGPCEVCLESTNEDLVCNCGKTVIPAPVRCGTELVCHEQCTRPTTCGHRPEPHDCHNDDVSCPRCTVLVKKTCDCGARLDLPGIMCSQERVSCGKMCLVQKGCGHPCLRTCSAKCTQENDHVHANQCSVKCQKVRKNCPHLCKLKCHFDKVGKSSNCDAVKCNESVTIQCECGNLEKTVPCGASLTESTAIGAILECNESCAAVKRDAKLREAFAVDVPEDEKIIYSEYVLDTFAKQTKWCTRIENIMRTFLEDYNYQISKGVESPKKSYHFPPMTSPQRQFIHELAKSFKLYTESQDQEPKRSVFIVITRLTFVPASTIQNCLDLIELKQKQQLQIESMTQQQIDDALFNAIIIQDTFFGITKEDLQQALTKYHQIDDGDGGFNISWLKESTFILYDATWFRKMDQEFESMLEELCNMFRKTLRQNSLAFDCKLCLIDPSVSFVMKVDRRKRVDNGETDCDGSNKKSENKNSFDVLQSDELVIQG, from the coding sequence atgACTCAGGAAAAACCCAATACTTCAGAATATTCACCGAGTGGGTCACTGCAAACCTTTGTTCGTAATGGAAtagaaattgaaatacatCCATATCAAGAAGACCCGGATAATAGTCTCAACCAACAACCGGAAGATCTAAAATATCAACCACTGGACAAGAAGGAAAGCTCACCACTTGATGAATCGTTAGAGTCCACAATTCTATCCGAGATACAGCAAGGTCAATACATCTGTCTTGTTTGTACCGGGGAGATTGACCAAGATTCTACAATTTGGTGTTGCCAACTATGCTTTCGGGTTTACGACTTGGATTGTATCAAGGATTGGGCTACGCGTGGGTCATCAACCAACAAGACCAACAGGACTTGGAGATGTCCTGCGTGCAACCATGAATCTAAGATCCTCCCCAAGAAGTTTACCTGTTGGTGTGGAAAAGTCAAAAATCCGGAGAAGAATGCACTCATGCCGTTTAGCTGTGGTAACTTATGCAATTACAAGTACCCGGACTGTATTCACCGATGTTTGAATACCTGTCACCCAGGGAAACATCCAGTTTGTGGGGCGTCAGGtccattgatgaaatgtCATTGtggtaaagaaaaaaaacaattgcCTTGTATTATAACGCCATACAAAAAAGGTTGGAAATGTGACAATCCTTGTGGCAAGAAGGTTTGTGATCTCAATCATAAATGTATCAAGGGATGTCATGGAGGATCATGCGGCAAATGTCAGAAAAAAGTGGAATACAAATGTTACTGTGGTGATTCTaagttgaaaacaaagTGTGCTAAGAGAAAGCCTCTGCCGTGTACAAACTATCAAGGTCAGAAGTGGATAGGCGGTGGATCCTGTGGGAAGGTTAAGAAGTATTATTACGATTGTGGAGAGCATTTCGAGACCTTCACCTGTCAACCACCACCTCAAATGGACCATGCCAAGTGTAAGTACTCACCAGATGTCATTTCAACTTGTTATTGTGGAAGCGCCAAAGTTGATTCATCAAACCGAATAAAATGTACAGATTCGGTGGCTGAATGTGATAACGTGTGTGATAAGTTGTTACCATGTGGCTGTCGTTGTCAATTCAAATGTCATTCAGGTCCCTGTGAATGTACTTCTATTTTTGATATATCATGTGAATGTGGCCATGAGAAATTCAGTGCTCCTTGCCAGTTTATTCAACTGGGTACCAAAATCACGTGTCATCACAAATGCTCAGTTTTATTGAGTTGTCGAAAACATTATCATCGAGCTGAATGTTGTCCTTACGAAAAGATAGCCTTGGAAAGAGAACGAGCAAAGAAGAAAGCAGTGAGAAACAATTTGCGTCGTACATTTCGAGACGATATCATGTCAATTGAAGCTGTGCACATTTGCACGCAAACATGTAACCGATTGAAATCGTGTGGACAACATCAATGTCAAGCAGTGTGTCATAGTGGCCCTTGTGAAGTATGTTTGGAATCGACGAACGAAGATTTGGTTTGTAATTGCGGCAAGACTGTGATTCCAGCACCAGTTAGATGTGGTACTGAATTAGTATGTCATGAACAATGTACTCGGCCAACTACTTGTGGACATCGTCCTGAACCACACGATTGTcataatgatgatgtatCGTGTCCTAGATGTACGGTGTTGGTGAAAAAGACATGTGATTGTGGTGCAAGACTAGATTTACCAGGTATTATGTGTTCCCAGGAACGTGTCAGTTGTGGGAAAATGTGTCTTGTGCAGAAAGGATGTGGGCATCCATGTTTACGTACATGTTCTGCTAAATGTACTCAGGAGAATGATCATGTTCATGCTAATCAATGTTCAGTCAAGTGCCAAAAGGTGAGAAAGAACTGTCCTCATTTGTGTAAATTGAAATGccattttgataaagtgGGCAAGAGTAGTAATTGTGATGCTGTTAAATGTAATGAATCAGTGACTATTCAATGTGAATGTggaaatttggaaaagacTGTTCCATGTGGTGCATCATTGACTGAATCTACCGCAATTGGAGCTATTTTGGAATGTAATGAATCATGTGCTGCTGTGAAAAGAGATGCAAAATTACGTGAAGcttttgctgttgatgtacctgaagatgaaaaaattatttaTAGTGAGTATGTTTTGGACACATTTGCCAAACAAACCAAATGGTGTACTCGGATTGAAAACATCATGCGAACATTCCTTGAAGATTACAACTACCAAATTAGTAAGGGAGTAGAGTCACCCAAAAAATCTTATCACTTCCCACCAATGACATCGCCACAGCGACAATTCATCCATGAATTAGCCAAATCTTTTAAACTCTACACTGAATCACAAGATCAAGAACCGAAGAGATCAGTTTTCATAGTCATTACTCGTCTAACATTTGTTCCTGCGTCGACAATCCAAAACTGCTTGGAtttaattgaattgaaacaaaagcaacaattgcaaatcGAATCGATGACTCAgcaacaaattgatgatgcGTTATTCAATGCTATAATCATCCAAGATACATTTTTCGGCATCACCAAGGAAGATTTGCAGCAAGCATTAACTaaatatcaccaaattgatgaCGGTGATGGTGGATTCAATATTTCATGGTTAAAAGAATCAACATTCATCTTGTATGATGCCACCTGGTTTCGAAAAATGGATCAAGAATTTGAGTCAATGTTGGAGGAATTATGCAATATGTTTCGCAAGACATTGAGACAAAATTCACTAGCTTTTGATTGCAAATTATGTTTGATTGATCCTAGCGTTAGTTTTGTCATGAAAGTTGATCGAAGGAAACGTGTTGACAATGGAGAAACTGATTGTGATGGTAGTAACAAGAAAAGTGAGAATAAGAATAGTTTTGATGTTTTACAACTGGATGAATTAGTAATTCAAGGGTGA
- a CDS encoding Gip4 protein (S. cerevisiae homolog GIP4 has phosphatase type regulator activity, protein phosphatase 1 binding, has role in regulating phosphoprotein phosphatase activity, chromosome segregation and localizes to cytoplasm) yields the protein MIESTIASEAITQQKDSSAAVSTPAPEKPPQYNPKIITSLDCKLLQYEYGIYKLEKFIASLKRLHSSTTEIPLIHYIVLLTGSVFAINDKAFDSRFDKLSNFKPIQIGTVNIATNVSHILYDIPDLPVSALDDFPSFENTLKCLKQVETLSNICLSGYKKRLESAKTDKANVLKGTNLETYYSKLELIISHDIFHQDVDLQLDNVSFPLTDEEQTNIQHYEEASLIDMDLKELFVIVQQMEKSLTKLKPVIDLLKKPQANDSYAVHKVFLLTSRLNEIYTIIRRFGRKIYLSNHQHLVDSKFLYHCPNAAYFKTNILKNMDDYYNSMKKNGTLIANITRLIRQDTKLEINAKNVSTHINFVIQGLNVTEKSLSVLKEFGLTWIVTERKFRNVYNLPRDNLDKIYESIPELKPKPPQAKATPKTQQPQATRPNNLQTSAMERHLKTLDLNDNGGGRRSRSSSTSSVNSNGSNSSAPPSGLMRRGSLTSPNKGLGNSRVSSPRSRPNSMLFQQQQHCSSNSSLENGSTAEGKATSTKAGAGAQAASVQGRRRSNSHPLANETVATSGAAAALKANGVKTSSPYKQQQRRQQEQAQQKQQQQQKTQHQQSPPVVESNTQAVNGEVQNSHSSLTKKLIAVSEEVTEEAVPSIIKRSASQRLQQHIRDAARSGDLRTTQRETFNSVVYDPNHTSDLNMKRYVERSKVGESQSPEPTLSPPPSSAVPAAAAANTISNQSYIKGYGQPVPRTRDQVTRSNTQRNSFIPEFPPKASLDSQPVSQDNSSNSTATSSSTLGSSVDQTSQTTPSTTSVTTPVTDQSQTTAETISQFDDQNTLIVGSSNEATTTTAEAATPVIKKVRFTGVPEYTAAEDAPTKYSHAILRNFAVFRSPSKANKERAHYFTKSDQLLKEESLSFRANQALNEGELVLPSQVMPPPPTVTTTKRGLGLSKFRFKSS from the coding sequence ATGATTGAATCCACAATTGCTCTGGAAGCTATTACTCAACAAAAGGATTCTTCAGCAGCTGTAAGTACACCTGCACCAGAAAAACCTCCGCAATATAACCCCAAGATAATCACATCATTAGACTGTAAGTTATTGCAATATGAATACGGGATTTAcaaattggagaaatttaTCGCTAGTTTGAAACGGTTGcattcatcaactacaGAAATCCCCTTGATTCATTATATTGTGTTGTTAACTGGAAGTGTTTTTGCCATCAATGATAAAGCATTTGATTCCAGATTTGACAAGttatccaatttcaaaccaattcaaattgggaCTGTCAACATTGCAACAAATGTGTCTCATATCCTTTATGATATACCTGATTTACCAGTACTGGCTTTAGACGATtttccatcatttgaaaatactctaaaatgtttgaaacaagttgaaacaTTGAGTAATATTTGTTTATCCGGCTACAAGAAGAGACTTGAATCGGCTAAAACTGATAAAGCGAATGTATTAAAGGGCACCAACCTTGAAACgtattattcaaaattggagtTGATCATCTCCCATGACATATTCCATCAAGATGTGGATTTACAATTAGATAATGTGTCATTTCCTTTAactgatgaagaacaaacaaatattcAGCATTATGAAGAAGCTTCATTAATTGATATGGATCTTAAAGAATTGTTTGTCATTGTTCAGCAAATGGAAAAACTGTTGACCAAGTTAAAACCAgtgattgatttattgaaaaaaccCCAGGCTAATGACTCTTATGCAGTACACAAGGTTTTTCTCCTTACTTCAagattgaatgaaatttaCACCATTATACGAAGATTCGGTAGAAAGATTTATCTTTCTAATCATCAGCATTTAGTTGATTCTAAATTCTTGTATCATTGTCCTAACGCTGCATACTTCAAAACtaatattttgaaaaatatggATGATTATTACAACtcaatgaaaaagaatggTACTCTTATCGCAAATATCACGAGACTAATACGTCAAGATACGAAATTGGAAATAAATGCCAAGAATGTAAGTACAcacatcaattttgttatCCAAGGTCTTAATGTAACTGAAAAATCCCTCAGTGTACTAAAGGAATTCGGATTGACTTGGATTGTTACAGAAAGGAAGTTTAGAAATGTCTATAATTTACCCAGGGATAACTTGGACAAGATTTATGAAAGTATACctgaattgaaaccaaaacCACCACAGGCAAAAGCAACACCAAAAACTCAACAACCTCAAGCTACAAGACCTAACAATCTTCAAACTTCAGCTATGGAAAGGCATTTAAAGACATTAGACTTGAATGataatggtggtggtagaAGATCTAGATCATCCTCCACTTCAAGTGTGAATAGTAATGGTAGTAATTCGTCAGCTCCACCTTCAGGATTGATGAGAAGAGGGTCATTGACATCTCCAAATAAGGGACTTGGGAATTCTAGAGTATCTTCACCAAGGTCAAGACCTAATTCAATGttgtttcaacaacaacagcacTGCTCTTCCAATTCTAGTCTTGAGAATGGAAGTACTGCTGAAGGGAAGGCGACGAGTACGAAAGCGGGTGCTGGTGCGCAAGCTGCCTCGGTTCAAGGACGTCGAAGGTCAAACTCGCATCCACTTGCTAATGAAACTGTAGCCACATCTGGTGCGGCAGCAGCCTTAAAAGCAAATGGGGTTAAAACCTCATCTCCCTATAAACAACAGCAGCGGAGgcaacaagaacaagcGCAACAaaagcagcagcaacagcaaaagactcaacatcaacaactgcCACCAGTTGTGGAGAGTAATACACAAGCAGTTAATGGAGAGGTACAAAACTCGCATAGTTCACttacaaaaaaattgattgctGTTAGTGAAGAAGTTACAGAAGAAGCTGTCCCATCAATAATCAAACGTTCAGCATCTCAAAgacttcaacaacatattCGAGATGCAGCAAGGTCGGGAGACTTGAGGACTACACAAAGGGAGACGTTTAACTCTGTTGTCTATGATCCTAATCATACATCTGACCTCAATATGAAACGATACGTTGAGAGATCAAAGGTTGGTGAATCTCAATCGCCAGAACCAACGTTGTCTCCTCCTCCTTCGAGTGCCGTACCGGCAGCTGCAGCTGCAAATACAATTTCCAACCAGTCTTATATTAAAGGTTATGGACAACCAGTACCTAGAACAAGAGATCAAGTGACGCGAAGCAATACACAACGTAATAGTTTCATACCAGAATTCCCACCAAAGGCGTCATTGGATAGTCAACCAGTTTCTCAAGACAATTCGTCTAATTCAACTGCGACTTCGTCGTCTACGTTGGGCAGTAGTGTAGACCAGACACTGCAAACCACACCATCAACTACATCAGTAACCACGCCAGTAACTGATCAATCTCAAACTACCGCCGAAAcaatttcccaatttgATGATCAGAACACCTTGATTGTGGGCTCTTCCAATGAagcaactacaacaacagccGAAGCAGCAACACCAGTAATCAAGAAAGTCAGATTCACTGGAGTTCCAGAATACACCGCAGCCGAAGATGCGCCCACGAAATATTCACATGCAATTTTAAGAAATTTCGCCGTTTTCCGATCACCTTCAAAGGCCAATAAAGAACGTGCTCATTATTTCACCAAAAGTGACCaattattgaaagaagaaagtttATCGTTTAGAGCCAATCAAGCTTTAAATGAAGGTGAGCTTGTTTTGCCATCTCAAGTTAtgccaccaccaccaactgTAACCACAACAAAGAGGGGGTTGGGATTATCTAAATTTAGATTCAAACTGCTGTAA
- a CDS encoding serine/threonine protein kinase — translation MSVNVVAITQEDAFSSTEEVPPRRSSSRHSSSSSHNPNSQVPRVIPELPVAATKTNQNQTSNIPTSASSSTISSQMHSGMQKRVQREVRFGAYILGSTLGEGEFGKVKLGWRKDGKFPSQVAIKLVKRSTIVKDSDSEVKIHREINSLKLLNHPNIVNLVEVMKSGKYVGIVLEYASGGELFDYILQHKYLKEPVAKKIFAQLVSGVDYMHSKGLIHRDLKLENLLLDKHKNVIISDFGFVNSCGDKNNDLMKTSCGSPCYAAPELVLTQSPYEGRKADVWSLGVILYAMLSGYLPFDDDPENEDGSDIIKLYHYICKTPLTFPEYVSPLARDLLRKIIVSDPRKRIGIDAIRNHPFLSSYATLLSIRQPEWDRIYREKHAATSASVAAAALAEQQTPVYNKRFSMINTPTSSSSLMGPSIYHHQQMSHLQPQSGRPQPGTSDHARSYSSTSISLLYASPSMSTSNSPKPIDSSDSVNVSKTPSPKKPSSVSPTRGHQKSASISNSTSSASFALKSMVNDESATRSASTSTNYPNSSTISTIVESPTKLTFASPTALPPTTKLLPPKEFAKLPPAAKKPRPTSYHPSSMTSSLISPSPVTVSYKDMIKFPATNSNISYPNSMTQYISTSPPKEIMIADSRPVSSRRNSVVTHVHVNGVLSKDNLPGHGGHSGYNSSPDNKRNSVLSYLEDKIEALDLSESIHHSPTKSSKSSVVEKVEGDTLDRQIQSESTKGEEETTLTTNVTGNDENPHTKADVDEQDYEVGKDGDKDEVKSEPANEILPEPMEEYIEKPNPVTNSEPSNEVTLKSLETKPAKPAEVGRRTSISRRTTHDENKENREHRETKKRNRFSLLSFYSSYHSSSSNVSLLTGKDGSNFSSTNATNSTAPTPLSKETNKRDTATTIVSSTSSTTKPKPKTRKVLEPTNEANIGKKDSKRVHSNSSSGSGHNSSKRHSIAATGGSGTTNTPKESSAARKVMDFFKRRSVRVG, via the coding sequence ATGTCGGTAAACGTAGTAGCTATCACACAAGAAGATGCATTTTCTAGCACAGAGGAAGTGCCACCCAGAAGGTCGTCATCAAGGCACTCCAGCAGTTCAAGTCACAATCCCAACAGTCAAGTTCCAAGAGTCATACCTGAACTACCGGTAGCGGCCACAAAGAccaaccaaaatcaaacactGAATATTCCCACTTCAGCTTCAAGTTCAACCATATCCTCACAAATGCACTCCGGTATGCAAAAAAGAGTTCAAAGAGAAGTGAGATTTGGTGCATATATTCTAGGCTCAACACTCGGAGAGGGAGAGTTTGGAAAAGTTAAATTAGGATGGAGGAAAGATGGTAAATTTCCAAGCCAAGTGGCCATCAAGTTAGTTAAAcgatcaacaattgttaaGGATTCAGATTCAGAGGTTAAAATACATCGAGAAATTAACTCATTAAAGCTATTAAACCACCCAAATATTGTCAACTTAGTGGAAGTGATGAAAAGTGGAAAATACGTTGGTATTGTTTTAGAATATGCATCAGGTGGtgaattatttgattatATCTTACAACATAAATACTTGAAGGAGCCAGTGGcgaaaaagatttttgcACAATTAGTCAGTGGTGTGGATTACATGCATTCCAAAGGGTTGATACAtcgtgatttgaaattggaaaaccTATTACTAGATAAACATAAGAACGTCATCATTAGTGACTTTGGATTTGTTAACTCTTGTGGTGACAAAAATAATGACCTAATGAAAACAAGTTGCGGGTCTCCTTGTTATGCTGCACCAGAATTGGTATTGACGCAAAGTCCATATGAGGGCAGAAAGGCAGACGTTTGGTCATTGGGTGTGATATTATATGCTATGTTGTCCGGCTACTTGccatttgatgatgatccggaaaatgaagatggatcagatattatcaaattgtacCATTATATTTGCAAAACCCCATTGACATTTCCTGAGTACGTAAGTCCATTAGCTCGTGATTTGCTTAGGAAGATTATTGTTTCGGACCCaaggaaaagaattggGATTGATGCAATTAGAAATCACCCATTTTTGAGTTCATATGCAACATTGTTATCCATTAGACAACCAGAATGGGATAGGATTTATCGAGAGAAACATGCAGCTACTTCTGCAAGTGTGGCTGCAGCTGCCTTAGCTGAGCAGCAAACACCGGTTTACAACAAGAGGTTCTCAATGATTAACACGCCAACAAGCTCCTCATCTTTAATGGGTCCTTCGATatatcatcaccaacaaatgTCGCATTTACAACCACAAAGTGGAAGACCCCAACCAGGAACATCAGACCATGCAAGATCATACTCATCAACCAGTATCAGCCTTTTGTATGCGTCGCCTTCCATGTCTACCTCCAACTCACCTAAACCCATTGATTCATCTGACAGTGTTAATGTATCAAAAACCCCATCGCCAAAAAAACCATCCTCAGTATCTCCAACGAGAGGCCACCAAAAGTCggcatcaatttcaaattctaCTTCATCGGCTAGTtttgctttgaaatcaatggtTAATGATGAAAGTGCTACTAGATCAGCATCCACATCTACCAATTATCCAAACTCTtccacaatttcaaccattgTGGAGAGCCCTACGAAACTAACATTTGCCTCACCTACGGCCttaccaccaacaacaaagttaTTACCACCAAAAGAGTTTGCAAAGTTACCACCAGCGGCAAAAAAACCAAGACCTACGTCTTATCATCCATCCTCAAtgacatcatcattgatatCGCCTTCACCGGTTACGGTTTCATACAAGGACATGATCAAATTTCCAGCTACTAACTCCAACATTTCTTATCCAAACTCAATGACTCAATATatttcaacttcaccaCCGAAAGAAATTATGATTGCAGATTCCAGACCCGTGTCCAGTCGAAGGAACTCAGTAGTTACTCATGTGCACGTTAATGGCGTGTTAAGCAAGGATAACTTACCTGGACATGGTGGCCACAGTGGTTATAATTCGTCTCCAGATAACAAGAGGAATTCGGTGTTAAGTTATTTGGAAGATAAGATTGAAGCATTGGATTTGTCGGAAAGCATTCACCATTCACCTACAAAATCTAGCAAGAGCTCGGTTGTGGAAAAAGTTGAGGGTGATACGTTGGATAGACAAATACAGTCTGAACTGACAAAAGGTGAAGAGGAGACAACTTTGACCACCAATGTAACGGGAAACGATGAGAATCCACACACTAAAGCAGACGTGGATGAACAAGATTATGAAGTGGGAAAAGATGGTGATAAGGATGAAGTAAAATCAGAACCAGCCAACGAGATATTACCCGAGCCGATGGAGGAGTATATCGAAAAGCCAAATCCTGTAACCAATTCAGAACCGTCAAACGAGGTTACATTGAAATCTTTGGAAACGAAACCGGCTAAACCTGCTGAAGTTGGCAGAAGGACAAGCATATCAAGAAGAACTACTCATGATGAGAACAAGGAAAACCGTGAACATAGAGagacaaagaaaagaaacagaTTCAGTTTGTTATCTTTTTACAGTTCATATCATTCCTCAAGTTCAAATGTGTCTTTACTAACCGGAAAAGATGGATCCAATTTCTCAAGCACCAATGCAACTAATTCTACTGCACCAACTCCATTGTCAAAAGAAACCAACAAGAGGGATACGGCTACAACCATCGTATcctcaacttcatcaaccacaaaGCCTAAACCTAAAACAAGAAAGGTGTTGGAGCCTACAAATGAAGCCAACATCGGTAAAAAAGACTCAAAGCGTGTGCATTctaattcatcaagtgGTAGTGGACACAACAGTTCGAAACGTCATTCAATTGCTGCTACTGGTGGTAGTGGGACTACCAATACACCCAAAGAGTCAAGTGCAGCAAGAAAAGTTATGGATTTCTTCAAGAGAAGGAGTGTAAGAGTAGGGTGA